CCTCCGAAATATTTTGCTCATACAGTGCATGCCCAACTTCGTGCACAGTTCCAAACACAGCTACCCGAAAATCTGATTCCACATATTTAGTCGTTATGCGCACATCTCCTGGGTTTATGCCTGTAGCAAAAGGATGAACCGTTTCATCCAGGCGGCCTGCATCAAAATCATAGCCAATTTGCTTTAACAGCTCAAGGCTAAACCCATGCTGTTTGTCTTTTGGAAAGTGAGCGAACAAAAAGCTTGTTTCTGGTTTGTGCTGTGACTTGGCAATTTTTTGTACGAGAGGCACAATTTTTTCTCTTAACTCAGCGAAAACTTCGTCTAATATATGTACTGTAATACCCGGCTCATACATATCAAGAAGAACATCATATGGCGTGCTGTCATAGCCCCAATAATCGATGAATTTTTTAGTTGTTGCTACTAATTTTTCCAAGTAAGGCTCAAATAAAGAAAAATCTGACTTTTCTTTCGCCTCTTCCCAAACGCTTTCTGCTTTCGATTGAAGCATCACATATTCTTTAAATTCACTCGGAGGAATCTTTTTGTTCCGGTCAAATTCCTTCTTCATTTCTTCCACTGTTTTTATCGTGACATAAGATAACTCATCTTGAACACTTGCATCAGATAATTGATTTAAATATTGTTCTAGCTCTTGCGAAACAGACAAATTAAATGCTTCTGCAGACAATGTGCCGACTACCTCTGTGCGCTGATCAACACCCTTTTTAGGTGCGCCTGTGCGCAAATCCCAATAAATGAGGGCCAAGGCCTCGTTGTATGCACCAATTTTTTTTATATAGGCTAAAAAATCCTGTTCTATTTCTTTAATATTGCTCAAATTTACTTCTCCTCCTTATCTGAAGCCCTCTGATTTTATTCAAAGCGTTTTCTGAAAACTATCTTACCATATTTTTCTTTCGAGGAATATAAGGGATGCTTATGTATAAATATAAAAAAGCAGTTCTTTTTTCAAGAACTGCTTAAAGTATTTATATATATGCAGGTTCTACCGGCAACGCTGCAACTACTGCATCTTTCACTTGCTTCTGCTCTTCTTTGTCCATAAGGATATGGATATGACCGCTGTCCTCATTTGTACGGATTAATCGTCCAATTCCCTGTCTTAAGCGAAGAATCATATATGGCAAATCTACTTCTGTAAATGGATCTGCTGCATTTTCACGCTTTGATTTATAAACAGGGTCATTTGGAGGGAATGGTAAGGAGTAAACAAATACATTCTCTAATGAACTTCCTGGCACATCCAGACCTTCCCATAAGTTAACAGCACATAATATAGACTCTTCTTCATTTTGGAATTTAGAAACAAGGCCGCTGATTTCTCCTTCTCCTTCAAAATAAATCGGAAGGGTGAAATCCTTTGGCAAGGCTGTCTTAAACTTCGCTAAGTCTTCCTTGCTGTTAAACAGCACAAGCGATCTTCCGCCAGCGGCAACTAGCTTCTCGATTACATAATCTTTCTTCAAATCTGTATCATCATGATTATATTCTGTCATGATTACATTCATGTTTTCGTCATAATCAAATGGAGACTCCACAGAGAAGGATAAGAACTCTTTAGCTCCTAAGCTGTTTGCCATATATTCAAATGACTTGTTATCCGATAATGTTGCAGACGAGAAGATAATCGGCTTGTTTTGGCTGAAAACATCTTCCTTCATAATATCTTGTACAAGTCTTGGCATAATTACAAGTGTCCGCTCTCCGTCATGCTCTTCAAACCAAATAATACCGTTCATTTCTCTTAAGAATAAGTGCAGGGAATGAGAGATTTGCTCCAAGTATTCTTCTACTACTTTCAAATCATACTCGTTAATAACATACATCTCACTTTCAAAGACTAGTTCTTCCTCCAAATCAGAGATTAGACCTGCAAGTCTTCGGCCTTCTTTCATAACAGTATCAGTCTTTTTGATTTCCTGCTTGTCCGAACCTTCTGTTTCAAAAGAAGCATTCGTTAATGCAGCAAAAAATTGCTCGTTTTGATAGATTGTATCTTCTATAATATTTAATGTTTTTTCTCTGACATCATTGGCAAGCAGCTTAGTAAGTAGCTTTTCCAAATTTTGTTCTGTCAAGCGGTATGTCAATGCTTTTTGGGCTGCATATTCCAACAGATGACCCTCGTCAAATACGACACAGGCGCTATCTGGCA
This DNA window, taken from Niallia sp. Man26, encodes the following:
- a CDS encoding carboxypeptidase M32, with translation MSNIKEIEQDFLAYIKKIGAYNEALALIYWDLRTGAPKKGVDQRTEVVGTLSAEAFNLSVSQELEQYLNQLSDASVQDELSYVTIKTVEEMKKEFDRNKKIPPSEFKEYVMLQSKAESVWEEAKEKSDFSLFEPYLEKLVATTKKFIDYWGYDSTPYDVLLDMYEPGITVHILDEVFAELREKIVPLVQKIAKSQHKPETSFLFAHFPKDKQHGFSLELLKQIGYDFDAGRLDETVHPFATGINPGDVRITTKYVESDFRVAVFGTVHEVGHALYEQNISEELVGTPLSTGTSMGIHESQSLFYENFVGRNASFWKKNYSLLKEYADGQFDQVDVEDYYRAINESKPSLIRIEADELTYPLHIIIRYEIEKALFNGELKVADLPKVWNEKYKSYLGIEPKNDGEGVLQDVHWAGGSFGYFPSYALGYMYAAQFKETLLQDLPNFDELLERGELEPIKQWFKEKVHQFGKTKKPLEILNDVTGEGLNAQYLIQYLYDKYSNVYKL
- a CDS encoding ATP-dependent DNA helicase; amino-acid sequence: MQNSMPFEVSKTESFYDKLGEWIGDVFYDILPEAGYELRDEQVFMAYQLEKAFKEKKTIFAEAGVGTGKTFVYLLYSICYARYVNKPAIIACSDETLIEQLVKKEGDIAKLEQALGLKIDVRLAKSRNQYLCLNKLDQKITFEDTYNSIYDTLPDFVHGSGSLQSFAPYGDRKDYPDLTDEDWGGVAWDSMQDCFTCDKRHRCGQTLHRDYYRNAKDLIICSHDFYMEHIWTKESRKREGQLPLLPDSACVVFDEGHLLEYAAQKALTYRLTEQNLEKLLTKLLANDVREKTLNIIEDTIYQNEQFFAALTNASFETEGSDKQEIKKTDTVMKEGRRLAGLISDLEEELVFESEMYVINEYDLKVVEEYLEQISHSLHLFLREMNGIIWFEEHDGERTLVIMPRLVQDIMKEDVFSQNKPIIFSSATLSDNKSFEYMANSLGAKEFLSFSVESPFDYDENMNVIMTEYNHDDTDLKKDYVIEKLVAAGGRSLVLFNSKEDLAKFKTALPKDFTLPIYFEGEGEISGLVSKFQNEEESILCAVNLWEGLDVPGSSLENVFVYSLPFPPNDPVYKSKRENAADPFTEVDLPYMILRLRQGIGRLIRTNEDSGHIHILMDKEEQKQVKDAVVAALPVEPAYI